In the genome of Populus trichocarpa isolate Nisqually-1 chromosome 6, P.trichocarpa_v4.1, whole genome shotgun sequence, one region contains:
- the LOC7473611 gene encoding pentatricopeptide repeat-containing protein At1g79540 → MFARCHHFLTSQTENRKRNKNQKQKPWSYKSNRKTNNNLKFNLVCPFHALLFPKPINHLTITMNLNSLLFMKPHSLLQRHFSHPKPPWVQSLHTSAIQETSISDEVFTVIKTMNPMEPALEPMVPFLSPKIVTSIIQNPPNPQLGFRFFIWASNFKRFRAWESCDLITDLLINQNGLELYCQTLEALKNGGIKVHNDAFFVLIKVYLKMGLTDKAMETFGSMRDFDCTPDVYTYNMILDVLIQKNFLLLALTVYTRMMKLNCLPNVATFSILIDGLCKSGNVKDALHLFDEMTQRGILPDAFTYCVVISGLCRSKRVDDAYRLFDKMKDSGVGPDFVTCNALLNGFCMLDRVDEAFSLLRLFEKDGYVLDVRGYSCLIRGLFRAKRYEDVQLLYRKMIEDNVKPDVYLYTIMMKGLAEAGKVRDALELLNEMTESGVVPDTVCYNVLIKGFCDMGLLSEARSLQLEISRHDCFPNVKTYSILISGMCRNGLTRDAQEIFNEMEKLGCYPSAVTFNSLIDGLCKTGQLEKAHLLFYKMEIGRNPSLFLRLSQGPSHVLDSASLQKMVEQLCDSGLIHKAYRILMQLADSGDAPGIYTYNILVNGFCKLGNFNGAYKLFREMQFKGLSPDTVTYGTLINGLLRFQREEDAYKVFDQMEKNGCTPDAAVYRTMMTWMCRRMELPRAFSLWLKYLRNIRSQEDEAIKAIEGYFEKQEVEKAVRGLLEMDFKLNDFDLGPYAIWLIGLCQTRRVGEALKIFLILEEYKVVITPPCCVKLIYFLLKEGDLDRAIDVFLYTIEKGYLLRRRVANRILTKLVRRKGEMGKDRAIYLLCRMKSVGYDLDAHLLPWTKSLLHRHNIQEMVNGVPEMNSGCVEMQNSYGRVGQPWKPTVKQRRKMFQLARRKYAGMKNS, encoded by the coding sequence ATGTTTGCTCGTTGCCACCATTTTCTCACTAGCCAgacagaaaatagaaaaagaaacaaaaaccaaaaacaaaaaccttggTCATACAAATCcaacagaaaaacaaacaacaaccTCAAATTCAATCTGGTATGTCCCTTTCATGCATTATTATTCCCAAAACCCATCAATCATCTAACTATAACCATGAACCTCAACTCTCTACTGTTCATGAAACCCCACTCTCTACTGCAACGCCATTTCTCTCATCCAAAACCGCCATGGGTTCAATCCCTCCACACCTCAGCCATACAAGAAACTTCTATTTCCGATGAAGTATTCACCGTTATTAAAACTATGAACCCAATGGAGCCAGCTTTAGAACCCATGGTCCCGTTTCTCTCACCAAAAATTGTTACCTCTATAATCCAAAACCCACCAAACCCTCAACTGGGTTTTCGTTTCTTTATCTGGGCATCAAATTTCAAGCGTTTTCGTGCATGGGAATCTTGTGATTTAATCACTGACTTGCTCATTAACCAAAACGGGCTTGAGTTGTACTGTCAAACACTTGAAGCTCTTAAAAATGGTGGCATAAAGGTGCATAACGATGCATTTTTTGTGTTGATTAAAGTGTATTTGAAGATGGGTTTGACTGATAAAGCTATGGAAACTTTTGGGTCAATGAGGGATTTTGATTGCACGCCTGATGTTTACACTTATAACATGATTTTGGATGTTTTGATTcaaaagaattttcttttattagctTTAACTGTTTATACTAGAATGATGAAGTTGAATTGTTTGCCGAATGTAGCTACATTTAGTATCTTGATTGATGGGTTGTGTAAGAGTGGCAATGTAAAGGATGCACTTCACTTGTTTGATGAAATGACACAAAGAGGTATTTTGCCTGACGCCTTTACGTATTGTGTTGTTATTTCCGGGTTGTGTAGATCCAAGAGGGTTGATGATGCTTATAGATTGTTTGATAAGATGAAAGATAGTGGGGTCGGTCCTGATTTTGTTACTTGCAATGCTTTGCTTAATGGGTTTTGTATGTTAGATAGAGTTGATGAGGCCTTTTCTCTGTTAAGGTTGTTCGAGAAGGACGGATATGTGCTTGATGTGCGCGGGTACAGTTGTTTGATTCGTGGGTTGTTTAGAGCCAAGAGATATGAAGATGTGCAACTGTTGTATAGGAAAATGATCGAGGATAATGTCAAGCCTGATGTTTACTTGTATACAATAATGATGAAAGGGTTAGCAGAAGCAGGGAAGGTTAGGGATGCGTTGGAGTTGTTGAATGAGATGACAGAGAGTGGTGTGGTTCCTGATACTGTTTGTTATAACGTTTTGATCAAAGGTTTCTGTGATATGGGTCTTTTGAGTGAGGCTCGGTCACTACAACTTGAGATTTCTAGGCACGATTGCTTCCCTAATGTTAAAACTTACTCCATTCTCATTAGTGGTATGTGTAGAAATGGTCTTACCAGGGATGCCCAAGAAATATTCAATGAGATGGAGAAGCTTGGATGTTATCCTTCTGCAGTTACATTCAATTCCCTTATTGATGGACTTTGTAAAACTGGCCAGCTCGAGAAAGCTCACCTTCTGTTTTATAAGATGGAGATAGGGAGAAATCCTTCTCTGTTTCTTCGTCTTTCTCAGGGGCCCAGTCATGTTCTTGATTCAGCAAGCCTACAAAAAATGGTGGAGCAATTGTGTGACTCAGGCTTGATTCATAAGGCCTACAGGATTCTCATGCAACTTGCTGACAGCGGGGATGCACCAGGCATTTATACTTATAACATTCTGGTCAATGGTTTTTGCAAGTTAGGCAACTTTAATGGTGCTTATAAACTCTTCAGGGAAATGCAATTCAAGGGGCTCTCACCTGATACTGTTACGTATGGAACTCTTATCAATGGGCTTCTACGGTTTCAACGCGAAGAGGATGCCTACAAGGTCTTTGACCAGATGGAGAAGAATGGATGTACACCTGATGCTGCAGTTTATAGAACAATGATGACTTGGATGTGCAGGAGAATGGAGTTGCCACGAGCTTTTAGTCTCTGGTTGAAGTATCTCAGGAACATTCGTAGCCAGGAAGATGAAGCAATTAAAGCTATAGAAGGATACTTTGAGAAGCAAGAAGTGGAAAAGGCTGTTCGAGGCTTGCTTGAGATGGACTTCaagttaaatgattttgatttaggTCCATATGCTATTTGGCTAATTGGGCTGTGTCAAACAAGAAGGGTAGGTGAAGCTTTGAAGATATTCTTAATCCTTGAAGAGTACAAAGTTGTTATTACACCCCCTTGTTGTGtgaaattgatatattttctatTGAAAGAAGGGGATCTAGACCGTGCAATTGATGTTTTCCTTTACACCATCGAGAAAGGCTACCTGTTGAGACGACGGGTTGCCAATCGAATACTGACAAAACTTGTCCGTAGAAAGGGTGAAATGGGAAAGGATCGTGCCATTTATCTTCTATGCAGAATGAAATCCGTGGGATATGATTTGGATGCTCACCTTCTCCCTTGGACGAAGTCCCTTTTACATCGACATAATATACAGGAAATGGTAAACGGTGTCCCTGAGATGAACTCTGGATGCGTGGAAATGCAAAACAGCTATGGTAGAGTTGGGCAACCATGGAAGCCTACAGTCAAACAACGGAGAAAAATGTTTCAACTGGCACGAAGAAAATATGCCGGAATGAAAAACAGCTGA
- the LOC7496129 gene encoding L-type lectin-domain containing receptor kinase IX.1, whose translation MVGNNNKKKAAVGRQTSGTRNLLLVVEFCWSTDGGEFLLAYGYMSNGKSKKCVMHCGIKSTNVILDSKCNAILGDFGAAMFLDQPDLALQTRKMVGTFGCVAPGFYYQGRAAKEADVYSFGVLVLEIACGIRKHKDEESHLGLVEWFWELYGAGNVLESAGESVHPTAKQRPKISQAIEVLKLEVAKPNLPFEMAPFFWELEHLILLNQAFRPPLLSLENGLRQHFLRSQPCNNTIGENVGYMLFASKLVDQGL comes from the exons ATGGTgggaaacaacaacaagaagaaggcTGCTGTGGGAAGGCAAACGTCAGGGACACGCAATCTGCTATTAGTTGTAGAATTCT GTTGGAGCACTGACGGAGGTGAATTTTTGCTTGCTTATGGTTACATGTCAAATGGAA AATCAAAGAAATGTGTTATGCATTGCGGTATCAAGTCAACTAATGTGATTTTGGACTCAAAATGCAATGCCATTCTTGGTGATTTTGGTGCAGCCATGTTTCTAGACCAGCCTGACCTGGCCCTTCAAACAAGAAAGATGGTGGGGACATTTGGCTGTGTAGCTCCTGGATTTTACTATCAAGGCAGGGCAGCTAAAGAAGCAGATGTTTATAGCTTTGGGGTTTTAGTTTTGGAAATAGCTTGTGGGATAAGGAAACACAAAGATGAGGAGTCACATCTAGGCCTAGTTGAATGGTTTTGGGAGCTTTATGGAGCCGGGAATGTTCTTGAATCAGCTGGTGAGAG TGTTCATCCAACTGCCAAGCAGAGGCCTAAAATCAGTCAAGCTATTGAGGTTCTTAAATTGGAAGTTGCAAAGCCAAATCTCCCATTTGAGATGGCCCCATTCTTTTGGGAACTTGAGCACTTGATTCTGCTTAATCAAGCTTTCCGTCCACCACTTCTGAGTCTCGAGAATGGCT tgAGACAACACTTCCTGAGAAGCCAACCATGTAATAACACCATTGGTGAGAATGTGGGTTACATGCTCTTTGCTTCCAAGCTTGTTGACCAGGGGCTATGA